The following are from one region of the Methanospirillum hungatei genome:
- a CDS encoding COG1361 S-layer family protein, with protein MNEPLRTKTWNRKKLIRIIRMSLMICLILSLSSLSISAVPVPFGKPVYVATITGSSELEPGNITPLTISIRNTGHAPELILDPEDPVLSSPAVGYGVTLTLEPGTAPVDIPANPFTIPILPPDTGVPVTFPVIVPADATAGSYHLALRIDSQYAQSVAMADLSNVFTYADQNLTLQIPVSVKSVVRAQVDEISVSNLSPGQDGRITAKIRNVGQYAPKDATAELVVEPHGLLSPYQGTYFLGTFPPGEERTVEWRASVQDIIDTTSIPASLIISYEDKNGIWTSSHPVVIGIPVGKGPKFTLTYDKPVIEPGGSVSVRVVYTNVGDAPAYDAAAKIVPIAPLSSPQSSIILGTILPNDSAEAVYEIDLDSSALVKPYGLLTDVKYRGEDNLITLSDPMQIELETTAPGVAEVLLSPLSLVILLGILLIGGYYYMKRMGRLA; from the coding sequence ATGAATGAACCGTTGCGTACAAAGACCTGGAATCGTAAAAAATTAATCAGAATAATCCGGATGAGCCTGATGATATGCCTCATCCTTTCACTTAGTTCACTCTCCATATCTGCGGTACCGGTCCCGTTTGGTAAACCGGTATATGTAGCCACTATAACCGGCTCAAGCGAATTGGAACCTGGAAATATCACCCCTCTTACGATTTCAATCAGAAATACCGGTCATGCACCGGAGCTGATCCTGGACCCGGAAGACCCGGTTCTTTCAAGTCCTGCAGTTGGATATGGGGTTACGCTCACTCTTGAGCCGGGAACTGCCCCGGTTGATATTCCTGCAAATCCTTTCACCATTCCAATCCTCCCCCCTGATACCGGTGTTCCCGTTACCTTTCCGGTCATTGTCCCTGCTGATGCTACTGCCGGATCATATCATCTTGCTCTGCGTATCGATTCACAATACGCCCAATCGGTTGCGATGGCAGATCTCTCAAATGTCTTCACCTATGCAGATCAGAACCTGACCCTTCAGATTCCGGTGAGTGTGAAAAGCGTTGTCAGGGCCCAGGTAGATGAGATCTCCGTCTCTAATCTCTCACCCGGTCAGGATGGACGAATAACGGCAAAAATCAGAAATGTCGGACAGTATGCCCCGAAAGATGCTACCGCTGAACTGGTTGTGGAGCCACATGGTCTGCTCAGCCCCTACCAAGGGACCTACTTCCTGGGCACTTTTCCTCCAGGGGAAGAGCGAACGGTTGAGTGGCGGGCATCAGTGCAGGATATAATTGATACCACATCCATTCCCGCTTCTCTTATTATCTCCTATGAGGATAAGAACGGGATCTGGACCAGTTCACATCCGGTGGTAATCGGGATTCCTGTGGGGAAAGGCCCCAAATTTACCCTTACCTATGATAAACCGGTTATTGAACCGGGAGGATCAGTTTCGGTCAGGGTGGTTTATACCAATGTTGGAGATGCCCCGGCATATGATGCTGCTGCAAAAATTGTACCGATTGCACCGCTTTCTTCTCCACAGTCCAGTATTATTCTGGGAACCATTCTCCCGAATGACTCTGCAGAGGCAGTGTATGAGATTGATCTTGACAGTTCTGCATTGGTAAAACCGTATGGACTCCTTACGGATGTCAAATATCGCGGTGAGGATAATCTGATTACACTCTCTGATCCCATGCAGATAGAACTGGAAACAACTGCCCCTGGTGTGGCAGAGGTGCTTCTCTCCCCCTTATCCCTGGTAATTCTTCTGGGGATTCTCCTTATCGGAGGGTATTATTACATGAAACGAATGGGCAGGCTGGCCTGA
- a CDS encoding PAS domain-containing protein — protein MEGFSEDIINFLPDPTFAIDKNGIVVAWNHEMEAFSGIPAEEMIGKGNYEYSIWIFGKPRKILIDYVLHQDIITLKKIYPHLLIEGQKIFSEFTMTLSDGSLLYFWITASPILDSHGSIIGAIESIRDVTHQKKSQIKLMESQKYIGDIFNFLPDATFVIDLDEKVTMWNKAMEDITGVPSEKIIGKGEYEYAIPFYGIPKPLLANLI, from the coding sequence ATGGAGGGGTTCAGCGAAGATATAATAAATTTTCTTCCGGATCCAACTTTTGCAATTGATAAAAACGGTATTGTTGTTGCCTGGAACCATGAGATGGAGGCATTTAGTGGAATACCTGCAGAAGAGATGATCGGAAAAGGAAATTATGAATATTCTATCTGGATTTTTGGAAAACCTCGAAAAATATTAATCGATTATGTTCTTCATCAAGATATAATAACACTTAAAAAAATCTATCCCCATCTGCTTATTGAAGGTCAAAAAATTTTTTCTGAATTTACTATGACCCTTTCCGATGGGTCACTTCTCTATTTTTGGATTACTGCCAGCCCCATACTGGACTCTCATGGATCAATAATTGGTGCGATTGAATCAATCCGGGATGTTACTCATCAGAAAAAATCTCAAATAAAATTGATGGAATCACAAAAATATATCGGTGATATTTTCAATTTCCTTCCGGATGCAACCTTTGTCATTGATTTAGATGAAAAAGTCACCATGTGGAACAAAGCCATGGAGGATATTACTGGTGTTCCATCTGAAAAAATTATAGGGAAAGGAGAGTATGAATATGCAATACCCTTTTACGGGATACCAAAACCACTCCTGGCTAACCTCATATAG
- a CDS encoding aldo/keto reductase, translated as MLYRKFPRCSHDISILGFGAMRLPLAGDQQDAGNIDEEQAIEMIRTAIDNGVNYIDTAYPYHNGMSEVVVGKALDDGYRDRVFLATKLPSWLITSREDMDRYLDEQLVRMNTDHIDFYLLHGLGSETWENLTRLGVLEFLDSAKADGRIRFPAFSFHDQVSVFREIVDAYEWVFAQIQYNYMDEQNQAGSEGLKYAAEQGLGIVVMEPLRGGLLSGDVPVIHQHILNAPVMRTPSDWGLRWVWNHPEVTVVLSGMSSLEQVKENLASATQGLPNSLSPEELAVVEKMRNTFASRLKIPCTGCRYCMPCQNNVDIPECFNYYNQAYTYEAEEKAKGVYLWALSGAFSGGIPGYASCCIQCGECEEKCPQGLPIREYLQEVADCFGK; from the coding sequence ATGCTATATAGAAAATTCCCCCGGTGCAGTCATGATATCTCTATTCTCGGTTTTGGGGCCATGCGGTTACCACTCGCCGGGGATCAGCAGGATGCGGGTAATATCGATGAGGAACAGGCAATCGAGATGATCCGCACTGCCATTGACAACGGAGTAAATTATATCGATACGGCCTATCCGTATCACAATGGAATGAGCGAGGTGGTTGTCGGGAAGGCACTGGACGATGGATACCGTGACAGGGTTTTTCTCGCTACCAAACTCCCCAGTTGGCTAATCACCAGTCGGGAGGATATGGACCGATATCTGGACGAACAACTTGTCCGGATGAACACAGATCATATCGATTTCTATCTTCTTCATGGGCTTGGCAGTGAAACATGGGAGAACCTCACGCGACTGGGCGTACTAGAATTCCTTGACAGTGCTAAAGCCGATGGACGGATACGGTTCCCCGCATTTTCCTTCCATGACCAGGTTTCGGTCTTTCGGGAGATTGTCGATGCTTATGAATGGGTATTTGCCCAGATCCAGTATAATTACATGGATGAACAAAACCAGGCTGGATCAGAGGGACTGAAGTATGCAGCAGAACAGGGTCTTGGCATTGTTGTCATGGAACCGCTCCGGGGCGGCCTTCTTTCAGGAGATGTCCCGGTAATCCACCAGCATATCCTTAACGCTCCCGTCATGCGAACTCCATCGGATTGGGGACTTCGCTGGGTCTGGAATCACCCGGAAGTCACCGTTGTGCTCTCTGGTATGTCTTCTCTGGAACAGGTAAAAGAAAACCTTGCAAGTGCAACACAGGGACTGCCAAATTCTCTCTCTCCGGAAGAGCTTGCAGTTGTCGAAAAAATGCGGAATACTTTTGCTTCCCGGTTGAAGATCCCATGTACCGGTTGCCGGTACTGCATGCCATGTCAGAATAACGTCGATATCCCTGAGTGTTTCAATTATTATAACCAGGCATACACCTATGAAGCCGAGGAGAAAGCAAAAGGCGTGTACCTTTGGGCTCTTAGCGGTGCCTTTTCCGGAGGTATACCGGGATATGCCTCTTGTTGCATCCAGTGTGGAGAATGTGAGGAGAAATGTCCGCAGGGTCTGCCCATACGAGAATATTTACAGGAAGTAGCCGATTGTTTCGGAAAATAA
- a CDS encoding efflux RND transporter permease subunit has translation MSLVHCFYEKVADLVIAKPAGVLLVMALLFLASFTVIGNLSMDSGSDIILAADDPSMIWYNTYTDDYSLEKVVLLYINAPQPLDYTLLHDLLIMEREFSRIPGVIGTQTAADAILAAHGGTLPKTNAEITTVFQRLPKSDQESLVPDSLHMLGMITARGDPSALLSPIQTIIDSAVLPPGVTIEVSGTDAFNDQMLDNMTTEIVVLILGAFALMFVGLFVLFDSVRYRLLPLVFVLTALVYLFGILGVLRIPMNIGAIGAFPVLLGLGIDYAVQFQSRLNDELLISPLPVAIRTTICNTGYAVLNAMIATALGFIVLFITPLPILTGFTQTAIIGIICAYGVTLFGFPALAILMDYKPKVMVSGGFNLFDTYNQFLSKMALHIARRPFVLLVLVMMLAGVGMVIDDQIPIDTSENSMVPPDMPAKVVMDKVTAMLGSQTPVELLITAPDVTSLDVIRWMDRYGNFIQDVYPDKILGVSGISSLIKQYNNGIIPYSQTELNQVMAVIPAHEKRQYLDGITSGLLELQTVDLTSQESSDMRKVILDTLGWVETPPGLTVRTTGDFEINAITLDYIVYYKPLMTALAFLMIFLFLIVAYRHIVAVAPLFPIICVVGWNAVVMWVFSIDYTFITASLGAITIGVSSEYTILMMERYLEEKETSPDPQTAIQNGVQKIGASVTVSGLVTAFGFSALLLSSFPIISNFGIMTVIAVVFSLLGAIIIMPAVLSIMGRLEEWVIHRRS, from the coding sequence ATGTCTCTGGTTCATTGTTTTTATGAAAAAGTAGCAGATCTGGTCATAGCGAAACCTGCCGGTGTACTGCTCGTGATGGCCCTTCTGTTTCTTGCCTCATTTACTGTTATTGGCAATCTCTCCATGGATTCAGGCTCAGATATCATTCTTGCAGCCGATGATCCGTCGATGATATGGTACAATACCTACACCGATGATTATTCTCTTGAAAAAGTTGTTCTCCTCTATATTAATGCTCCACAGCCCCTGGATTACACGCTGCTCCATGATCTGCTGATTATGGAGAGAGAGTTCTCCCGAATTCCGGGTGTTATCGGGACGCAGACGGCAGCGGACGCTATCCTTGCGGCACATGGAGGAACTCTCCCCAAGACAAATGCAGAGATTACTACGGTTTTTCAAAGACTGCCAAAATCGGATCAGGAATCATTGGTGCCGGATTCCCTGCATATGCTCGGTATGATCACCGCCCGGGGTGATCCATCTGCACTCCTCTCTCCAATCCAGACGATCATTGACAGTGCGGTCCTTCCCCCTGGTGTCACGATTGAGGTTTCCGGAACCGACGCTTTTAATGACCAGATGCTGGATAATATGACAACAGAGATTGTTGTTCTTATCCTGGGTGCATTTGCCCTGATGTTTGTCGGCCTTTTCGTCTTATTTGATTCGGTCAGGTACCGCCTCCTTCCCCTGGTGTTTGTTCTTACCGCCCTTGTGTACCTGTTTGGTATTCTGGGGGTGTTACGAATTCCGATGAACATCGGCGCTATTGGTGCATTTCCTGTCCTTCTTGGTCTGGGGATTGATTATGCCGTTCAGTTCCAGTCGCGTCTGAATGATGAACTTCTCATCTCACCGCTTCCGGTAGCGATTCGAACCACTATCTGTAATACCGGGTACGCCGTGCTCAATGCAATGATAGCAACCGCTCTGGGATTCATCGTTCTCTTTATCACTCCGCTCCCGATTCTTACCGGATTTACGCAGACTGCAATAATAGGTATTATTTGTGCGTATGGAGTGACACTCTTTGGATTTCCTGCCCTTGCTATCCTGATGGACTATAAACCCAAGGTCATGGTTTCCGGTGGTTTCAATCTGTTTGATACATATAATCAGTTCCTATCTAAAATGGCTCTTCATATCGCCAGAAGACCGTTTGTTCTTCTGGTTCTCGTGATGATGTTAGCCGGAGTGGGAATGGTCATTGATGATCAGATACCGATTGATACCTCGGAAAATTCGATGGTTCCTCCTGATATGCCTGCAAAGGTTGTCATGGATAAAGTAACCGCAATGCTGGGATCACAAACTCCGGTTGAACTGCTTATTACTGCTCCGGATGTGACATCTCTTGATGTAATCCGATGGATGGACCGGTATGGAAATTTCATCCAGGATGTGTATCCTGATAAAATATTAGGGGTATCCGGAATTTCAAGCCTGATAAAGCAGTATAATAATGGCATTATCCCATATTCGCAAACCGAATTAAATCAGGTCATGGCGGTTATCCCGGCACATGAGAAACGGCAGTATCTTGATGGAATTACTTCCGGGCTTCTGGAATTACAGACCGTTGATCTCACCTCCCAGGAATCGAGTGATATGAGAAAGGTCATTCTTGATACCCTGGGATGGGTTGAGACTCCACCCGGACTTACCGTCAGGACGACTGGTGATTTTGAAATAAATGCGATTACTCTGGATTATATTGTGTATTATAAGCCACTCATGACCGCTCTTGCATTTCTGATGATCTTCCTCTTCCTGATTGTTGCATACCGGCACATTGTGGCAGTTGCTCCGCTGTTTCCCATTATCTGTGTAGTCGGATGGAATGCCGTTGTTATGTGGGTATTTTCGATTGATTACACGTTCATCACTGCATCACTTGGAGCAATTACCATTGGTGTCTCCTCAGAGTATACTATCCTGATGATGGAACGGTACCTGGAGGAGAAGGAGACCAGTCCGGATCCACAGACTGCTATTCAGAACGGTGTACAAAAGATTGGAGCATCGGTTACCGTATCCGGCCTTGTGACTGCATTCGGGTTTTCAGCCTTGCTTCTGTCGTCGTTTCCCATTATTTCAAACTTCGGGATAATGACGGTCATAGCGGTCGTGTTCTCCCTGCTTGGAGCGATTATCATCATGCCGGCAGTTCTTTCTATCATGGGTCGACTGGAGGAGTGGGTAATACACCGGAGATCATAA
- a CDS encoding HI0074 family nucleotidyltransferase substrate-binding subunit, with translation MLDLTSLKDAISSMNNALSVYQEKDRIWNERDNVREVIEAGVILNFKFTYELSWKFMVRWISLNISPDAASPMTKRDLFRTAARNRLIQDPTLWFTFTDARNITSHTYDRKKAEKVLHLATSLLEEASYLYSVLERQNA, from the coding sequence ATGCTCGATCTGACATCATTGAAGGATGCAATATCTTCGATGAACAATGCCCTTTCTGTCTATCAGGAGAAAGATAGGATCTGGAATGAGCGGGATAATGTCAGAGAAGTTATTGAGGCCGGAGTAATTCTGAATTTTAAGTTCACCTATGAACTTTCATGGAAGTTTATGGTTCGGTGGATCTCACTTAATATTTCCCCGGATGCAGCATCACCAATGACAAAACGGGATCTTTTTAGGACTGCAGCACGAAACAGGCTGATTCAGGATCCCACTCTATGGTTTACGTTTACTGATGCCAGAAATATTACCTCTCATACGTATGACCGAAAAAAAGCTGAGAAGGTCCTACATCTTGCCACGTCTTTGCTTGAGGAAGCATCTTACCTGTATTCAGTTTTAGAAAGGCAAAATGCTTAA
- a CDS encoding dihydrofolate reductase family protein translates to MASERKVILYIAMSLDGFIADRNGSVDWLPEGEGDFGYSDFYETIDTLIMGRTTYDQILSFGIEWPYAGKKCYVFTNRDHPCDPNTEFLTGDILSFVHNLKSKPGKNIWLVGGAALANTFMEYSLIDEYWVTVIPVILGDGVRLFRDGNPSIRLSLQNLEQYGDVVVLHYMADKINESGLPGFSLHRD, encoded by the coding sequence ATGGCATCAGAGAGAAAAGTTATCCTTTACATCGCGATGAGTCTTGACGGGTTTATCGCTGATAGAAATGGCAGCGTAGACTGGCTCCCAGAAGGGGAAGGAGATTTTGGGTATTCAGATTTTTATGAAACGATTGATACTCTTATCATGGGTAGGACTACGTATGACCAGATCTTGTCCTTTGGAATCGAATGGCCATATGCTGGAAAGAAATGTTACGTCTTTACCAATCGGGATCACCCCTGTGATCCTAACACAGAGTTTCTTACAGGTGATATTCTCTCCTTTGTTCATAATTTAAAATCAAAACCTGGAAAAAATATCTGGTTGGTTGGGGGAGCTGCATTAGCGAATACTTTTATGGAGTATTCTCTTATCGATGAATATTGGGTAACGGTCATTCCGGTAATACTTGGAGATGGTGTACGGCTTTTCCGTGATGGGAATCCGAGCATAAGACTCTCACTACAAAATCTGGAGCAGTATGGGGATGTAGTTGTTCTTCATTACATGGCAGACAAAATAAACGAAAGCGGGTTACCGGGTTTTTCCCTACACCGAGATTGA
- a CDS encoding COG1361 S-layer family protein gives MVLPPLFRIIGMVLLISILCLIFPVMAGDKYSSGQPDISAAIVGSNELHTGEQMELTIALSNSGVFTMKFVDDGAITPDYLPTTALSLSAGLGPGDSPVQITADPQILGDIKSGDVVQATFPVTIPDSARTGSYLLSLTVSYQYMDQATQTGIDDIEYSFKTVEKTLTLPVTIRPAVTLEITSVDSGDLNVGGEGHIVITARNIGSDTGKETVFVLEPVGNSPIVPYQDSIYVGNFAEGESATLSYKVSVATDADPSIQYPLKVYATYTDYQGLPAETGYKDVSAGFSPKVTFAVISDPETLNSGKKGEIAVEYKNTGSVPVYNAQAGINIVDPFTSEDDQSYLGTIEPGDNATARFKLNVNGGATMKQYALDSEIRYTDVNLTEYVSDPIKVPVQVTDSSGGDFILPGFILILILIGGGYLYYRRKQM, from the coding sequence ATGGTGCTCCCCCCTCTTTTCCGAATAATCGGAATGGTTTTACTCATTTCCATTCTCTGCCTGATATTCCCGGTAATGGCCGGAGATAAGTACTCTTCAGGGCAGCCAGATATCTCTGCCGCAATAGTCGGAAGCAATGAGCTTCATACCGGTGAGCAGATGGAGCTTACCATTGCTCTCTCCAATTCTGGTGTATTCACAATGAAATTTGTGGATGATGGAGCAATTACTCCTGATTATCTCCCGACCACAGCCCTTTCCCTTTCAGCCGGGCTTGGACCCGGGGACAGTCCTGTTCAGATCACTGCAGATCCCCAAATCCTAGGTGATATCAAATCCGGGGACGTTGTTCAGGCCACTTTTCCTGTTACTATTCCGGACTCTGCACGAACCGGTTCGTACCTGCTTTCCCTGACTGTCTCGTACCAGTATATGGACCAGGCTACCCAGACCGGAATTGATGATATTGAGTACTCATTTAAGACGGTGGAAAAAACCCTGACCCTTCCGGTGACCATCAGACCTGCGGTGACTCTTGAGATAACCTCGGTTGATTCCGGCGATCTGAATGTGGGGGGAGAGGGACACATCGTCATCACCGCCCGGAATATTGGATCAGATACCGGAAAAGAAACAGTGTTTGTTCTTGAGCCGGTTGGAAACAGTCCTATTGTTCCCTACCAGGACAGTATTTATGTCGGTAATTTTGCTGAAGGGGAGAGTGCAACCCTTTCCTATAAGGTATCAGTTGCAACCGATGCCGATCCATCGATACAATATCCCCTGAAAGTCTATGCAACATATACCGATTACCAGGGTCTTCCTGCGGAAACCGGATATAAAGATGTGAGTGCAGGGTTCAGCCCAAAAGTAACCTTTGCGGTCATAAGTGATCCTGAAACGCTGAATTCAGGTAAAAAGGGAGAGATTGCAGTAGAATATAAGAATACGGGCTCTGTTCCGGTCTATAATGCCCAGGCGGGAATCAATATTGTCGATCCCTTCACCAGTGAAGATGACCAGTCGTATCTTGGAACGATAGAGCCGGGAGATAATGCAACTGCCCGGTTTAAACTGAATGTAAATGGCGGAGCCACCATGAAACAATATGCTCTGGATTCAGAGATCAGGTATACTGATGTGAATCTGACCGAATATGTATCAGATCCAATCAAGGTCCCGGTACAGGTTACTGATTCATCCGGTGGAGATTTTATCCTGCCAGGATTCATTCTCATTCTTATCCTAATCGGTGGAGGATATCTGTATTACCGGCGAAAACAGATGTGA
- a CDS encoding SpoIIE family protein phosphatase, whose translation MPDEDLEKKYDEIIRDGDSLVAKICIPTFGIEGAYFWAKASPLYNSQGEIIGAIESIRNITEKVNAEIEIKKTISRLEQIINFLPDATFVIDLEGKVITWNKAMEEMTGVLSFQIHGKGDFEYAIPFYRERRPLLANLILWPDDEEEKRYASIIRDGDALIADFFLPTFGKDGTYIWAKATPIYDKEGEIFGAIESIRDVSKRKLAEKESENARKRLAEIINFLPDATVVIDTNDIVKEWNVAMELLSGIPATEILGKGQYEYAIPFYGEKRPILANLVFKPAHELEREYSQITREGDTLVVDTYLPKCGMNGKFVWAKATPLYDPYGNITGAIETIRDITDRRKMEELLARSKAELEIAADIQRSFLPDSIPVIQGFDITAKSIMAKEVGGDFFDVIPMELTPLGKGMFGILIADVSGKGVPAALFMALSRVVVRVNATWFLEPEKVITTANAIISQDSKAGMFVTLFYGILSDQNRTLTYVNAGHNPPLIYRSKSNSFEELQITGMAMGVIEEEKYKQVSIQIDEDDIIVLYTDGVTESVNPSNEMFGEVRLKSLIHKHASLSSHEILTKIIDEVQNFSEFQPQFDDITLLIIKGQNN comes from the coding sequence ATGCCTGATGAGGATTTGGAAAAGAAATATGATGAGATCATCCGGGATGGAGATTCACTTGTCGCAAAAATATGTATCCCGACTTTTGGCATAGAAGGAGCATATTTTTGGGCGAAAGCAAGTCCACTCTATAATTCCCAAGGAGAAATCATCGGAGCGATTGAATCAATCCGCAATATTACCGAAAAAGTAAACGCTGAAATAGAGATTAAAAAAACAATTAGCAGACTTGAACAGATAATAAATTTCCTCCCTGATGCAACTTTTGTCATAGATCTGGAAGGGAAAGTAATCACCTGGAATAAAGCGATGGAGGAAATGACTGGAGTATTATCTTTTCAAATACACGGTAAGGGAGATTTTGAATATGCTATCCCATTTTATAGAGAACGAAGACCTCTCCTTGCTAATCTCATATTATGGCCTGATGATGAAGAAGAAAAAAGGTATGCATCAATAATCAGAGATGGAGATGCACTCATAGCTGATTTCTTTCTTCCAACATTTGGGAAAGACGGGACATATATCTGGGCAAAAGCAACTCCGATATATGATAAAGAAGGGGAAATATTTGGAGCGATAGAAAGCATCAGAGATGTTTCCAAAAGAAAATTAGCAGAGAAAGAATCAGAAAATGCAAGAAAAAGACTTGCAGAGATAATTAACTTTCTCCCAGATGCAACCGTTGTAATTGATACAAATGACATCGTAAAAGAATGGAATGTTGCAATGGAGTTGTTATCAGGAATTCCAGCTACAGAAATACTTGGGAAAGGGCAGTATGAATATGCCATTCCTTTTTATGGTGAGAAAAGACCCATTTTAGCCAATTTAGTATTCAAACCAGCTCATGAACTAGAACGTGAATATTCACAAATTACCCGTGAAGGAGATACACTAGTTGTAGATACATATCTTCCAAAATGTGGTATGAATGGGAAATTTGTCTGGGCTAAGGCCACTCCACTCTATGATCCATATGGAAATATCACCGGAGCAATAGAGACCATCAGAGATATCACTGACCGCCGGAAAATGGAAGAACTTCTGGCACGTTCGAAAGCAGAACTTGAAATTGCGGCAGATATTCAGCGAAGTTTTCTCCCGGATAGTATTCCAGTAATACAAGGATTTGATATTACTGCGAAAAGCATTATGGCTAAAGAGGTAGGTGGAGACTTTTTCGATGTTATTCCTATGGAACTTACACCTTTAGGGAAAGGTATGTTTGGCATCCTAATAGCTGATGTTTCAGGGAAAGGAGTTCCGGCTGCATTGTTTATGGCTTTGTCCAGGGTGGTTGTTCGAGTAAATGCTACGTGGTTTTTGGAACCTGAAAAAGTGATCACAACTGCGAATGCGATCATATCACAGGATTCAAAAGCGGGTATGTTTGTAACCTTGTTTTATGGGATACTTTCGGATCAAAACCGGACGTTGACATATGTTAATGCCGGGCATAATCCTCCTTTAATTTATCGCTCAAAATCCAATTCATTTGAGGAACTTCAAATAACCGGAATGGCAATGGGAGTTATTGAAGAAGAAAAATATAAACAGGTATCTATCCAGATTGATGAAGATGATATTATCGTTCTCTATACTGATGGTGTTACAGAATCTGTAAATCCTTCAAATGAAATGTTTGGGGAGGTTCGTTTAAAATCTCTTATTCACAAACATGCATCATTATCATCACATGAAATACTTACCAAAATAATTGATGAAGTTCAGAATTTTAGTGAGTTTCAACCTCAATTTGATGATATCACACTTTTGATAATCAAAGGACAGAATAATTAA
- a CDS encoding VOC family protein translates to MASVQKISTCLWLDNETLESAQFYISIFNITSIGKISRYRKERLEFHQKPEGGL, encoded by the coding sequence ATGGCATCTGTTCAAAAGATTTCAACATGTCTTTGGTTAGATAACGAAACTCTCGAATCTGCACAGTTCTATATATCCATCTTTAATATCACTTCAATCGGAAAGATATCCAGATATCGGAAGGAAAGGCTTGAATTTCACCAAAAACCGGAGGGAGGGTTATGA
- a CDS encoding VOC family protein, giving the protein MASVQKISTCLWFDTEALEAAQFYTAIFKNASIGRITRYGKEGFEYHQKPEGSVMTVEFTLDGTPFLALNGGSIFKFSEAISFIIHCSDQDEVDYFWEKLTEEGDPAAQQCGWLKDKYGVSWQVIPVEMVDLLNDPDTEKSQQVMAAMLPMKKIDLATLKEVYARG; this is encoded by the coding sequence ATGGCATCTGTTCAAAAGATTTCAACATGTCTCTGGTTTGATACCGAAGCTCTCGAAGCTGCACAGTTCTATACAGCCATCTTTAAAAACGCTTCAATCGGAAGAATAACCCGATATGGAAAGGAAGGGTTTGAATATCACCAAAAACCGGAAGGGAGTGTTATGACGGTGGAATTCACTCTTGATGGAACACCTTTTTTAGCATTAAACGGTGGTTCAATTTTCAAGTTTTCTGAAGCAATTTCTTTTATAATCCATTGTTCTGATCAGGATGAAGTTGATTATTTCTGGGAGAAACTTACTGAAGAAGGCGACCCGGCAGCTCAACAATGTGGGTGGCTGAAAGATAAATATGGAGTTTCATGGCAGGTAATTCCTGTAGAAATGGTCGATCTTCTCAATGATCCGGATACAGAAAAATCACAACAGGTCATGGCAGCAATGCTCCCTATGAAAAAAATTGACCTGGCAACTCTCAAAGAGGTTTACGCCAGGGGATAA